The nucleotide sequence CGCCGTCGCTTTTTGCATAGATCTTGGCCGACGCCTCGATGGCCTCCGAAACCCGCGCATAGAGATCCCCGCGGCCGACATCTTCAGCCATCGTCTCTTCGATAAAACGTTCGATATTCACAGTGCCATCATCCGATCAAGGGCGACCTTGGCCCATTTGCGTGTCTCTTCGTCCACGTGGATCTCATTGATCGGTTCCCCGTCCTCGATCGACTTGAGGGTATTGTAAAGGTCCTCGAGCGTCGTTTCGTTCATCGTCGGACACTCCGGCTTCGTCGACGAAAGGACGTAGGTGTTCTTGGGGCGCAGGCGGTTAACGAGGTTGAACTCGGTCCCGACGGCAACCTTCTGATCCTCGGGCAGCTCGGCGATGTATTTGATCAACTGCGACGTCGAGCCGGTAAAATCGGCTTCGGCGACGATCGCCGGGTCGCATTCGGGGTGGACGGCGATGAGGATGCCAGGGTACTTTTTGCGGTAGAACCGGATATCGTCGACGCTGAAGAGCTGGTGTACGGAACAGAAGCCGTCGTAGCAGATGATGTCGGCGTCGGCAAGGTTCTCGTCGATCCCGATAACGGCGGACTTGAGCCCCATCATATTCGCGATGTTCTGGCCCAGGCAGCGGTCGGGCACGAAAAGGATCTTTTTGCCCTCTTTCAGAGCCGTCTCGATGATCATCTTCGCGTTGGAGCTCGTACAGACCATCCCGCCCATCTTGCCGACCTTGGCCTTGACGTCCGCGTTGGAGTTGATGTAGGTGATCGGCAGGATGTTCTCTTTGGCGATCCCTGCCGCTTCCATCTTCTTGACGGATTCGTCGTAGTAGAGACTGTCGATCATCCGGGCCATGGCACAGCAGGCGATCTTCGGCATGACGACCCGTTTTTCCGGGCTGAGTACCTTGACGCTCTGGCCCATGAAGCCGACCCCGCAGAAGACGACAAACTCGCTGTCGTCCGCCATTGTCTTTTTGGCCAGTTCCAGCGAGTCGCCGGTAATATCGCCCATTTCAAAGACTTCGTCGCGCTGGTAGAAGTGTGCGACGACCGTGACGCTCAGCTTCGCTTTGAGCGCGCGGATCTTCGCTTTGAGTTCTTCGGTATTATCCGTCAAATCATCTCCCCTCTCTGTCTGGTATCGGGCCGCCGCCAGCGGTACGCCGCCCGGAATATTAATGGAATTATAACCAAAGCGTCGTTACCATATCCCTTATAATTCATATCTACTCTCAAG is from Sulfurimonas sp. HSL-1656 and encodes:
- the nadA gene encoding quinolinate synthase NadA; this translates as MTDNTEELKAKIRALKAKLSVTVVAHFYQRDEVFEMGDITGDSLELAKKTMADDSEFVVFCGVGFMGQSVKVLSPEKRVVMPKIACCAMARMIDSLYYDESVKKMEAAGIAKENILPITYINSNADVKAKVGKMGGMVCTSSNAKMIIETALKEGKKILFVPDRCLGQNIANMMGLKSAVIGIDENLADADIICYDGFCSVHQLFSVDDIRFYRKKYPGILIAVHPECDPAIVAEADFTGSTSQLIKYIAELPEDQKVAVGTEFNLVNRLRPKNTYVLSSTKPECPTMNETTLEDLYNTLKSIEDGEPINEIHVDEETRKWAKVALDRMMAL